Within Hydra vulgaris chromosome 02, alternate assembly HydraT2T_AEP, the genomic segment ataagttttgtttttgaattcaataaatgaaattcaaaattagATTATAAGCTTTCGTTTATATTTGGCAAATTTGAATTCTGTATCTCAAACAGGTGATATCTGATATTCtttgcattttaaaatcaatctcacgacttaattaaaaaatataatgctatAAGATAATTCATAACACTTAACTACTCCATCATTTAAAATTAGTGTACCTTGCAAATGTCGACATTTACGCAAGTGCTCATCGTACTCAATGACTCTGAGATTTTTCTAACCATATTTTTGCACtagaacaaaatataaaaacgtaattttttgtGTACAAGTCTATCTATTTATCTAGCTCAACAGTATAAAACtttgctaaaaatttattagtttttgagtgtgtatgttaaaattatatatatatatatatatatatatatatatatatatatatatatatatatatatatatatatatatatatatatatatatatatatatatatatatatatatatatatatatatatatatatatatatatatgtacatcaTACCCAATCAGAGGATAGCAGTATTTCATTACATCTTTCGAtaattgtttgattattttcatttaaggACAAATTTCGAAAACTTTCTTTACATACAATGCATTTTCTTTTAATGTTGGAATCTTTGGTTGGTTTTAGTGTAGGAAGCCCATGACGGGGACCTGATAAATAGTTTATTCAATACAGCAACTGTTTTCAAAATCATAAATAGAAGTAAAGTTTGATCTTGGCAAAATTAGTGTCATCTTTGACATtgcattcataaaaaaaaaataatttatataaacaattgaACTTGTTATTTGATAAAGTGACGAAAACAGTTGTAAtgaaaacacttaaaaaaattgatatcaggttagttttttaaacaagaatttGTACCTTGTGCGTTTGTTAAGAAGACCAAATCAAGAGTTAGTGTTATAAaaagcaatataatttttgatgtgTTCATAATTTGTTCCtggtaataattaaaaaatattttttgataatttttctttgctGTACAATTTCTTTATGCTTTGAATTGTTGGAACTTTTTACgcttttatatctaattatagACATACGTTTGTGTTTGTTTTGCAAACGGCTTTATTATTTTgacacatttattttttgtctggCATTTGATTTCTTTGTATAAACTTTAGCCTTTTTGTCTAATCTGGCCAGTAATCCAACTCAAATGAGTAGGTTACAGGTTAGGTAATATTAACCAGAgatttgaaataaatacaatttaataaagtttaacaatttcACTTTTAATGAGAGCTTCAGTAATgcgttcaaaataaaaagttgtaatgcAAGTGTGAAGTTAATCCCGaatctataatttaaaaaaaaaactgtctcaTTCTCTGTTACTTTGAGCTAAAAAACCAACAACAGCATTACATTGATAGCGTATGGTGTGGAAAAAGGTTATGCTccattaaacataaaattgttatgtaacatttgtttttaacaaaaatcttttttaaatgttatgtaATAGCTAAGCCCGACCTtgactaaaaaaactattaaaagaaaacaataaaatctcGAAGTCTTTTAGAGGTTTCGTATTTTTGCCGAATTGAAAGTCTATTAATCTAATTAAAAGTGTAATACAGTAATATAACAAGTAAACTAagtattctaaaataatttttcagtaaAAGACTATGTTGCAATAGagcaatttttcaaatatcaCCTGCAACTGAtctaaagaaataattaaatccaaatacagaaaaaaaaatgtttaatttaataacaatgtatttttttaatattttaacttctaGTTTTTAATCATCTAATCTTTAATGAGTTTTACTTATCTATTAGAAGTCATAAACGGAATATCAGAGTGCAACAGAGCATTATCTAATGCACTGTTGCACTCTGATGTTCACCAAAGTAACTCTAGAGTTATTTTGGTGTTTCGACTTTGGTTACGTAATATATCCATCTGAAAAAAGAAAGTAGGAAAGAGAATGGGAGTAAGTTAAATAACAATCCAACAAATACCGAtgaaaagttttcatttttttatatagtaaaagctatattaaaataaactttaatattatatgagataaattaaaaattattcctacaataaaataactaaaaactaaacacataacttattttaaagcgTAGTTTGTTTTTACAACTCATGTTCTCTAAATATTATTGGGAAAGACGGAGTAAGGTagtgaacattttaaaaattcagtatttttatttaggcATTAATAATTTGAAAGCATTTCGTTTTATCATAATGCTTTATCTCAGTTTtcagttttaactttaaataaaaaaatatctttaagaaAGTTACATCCGTAGAAAAAAGTTAAACCCGTAAAATACAAACCTATTTGTAATAACCCTtaccatagttttttttttttacgtaaaaaagAAACTTACGCGTATAAAATCATGTTaccaaaatttaagaaaatcaattgtttttttaaaaaacaagcttTATATACAGTTTTGTTTCTAAccattttttagtctttttgtTGAGCTGTTATATGAAAAACCGCACTCACCATTTTGCCCTGTTTTCTCCgaataaaacaaacattaagGTAGCGACAGGCTTGCAGAGCCAACACTCGCGGGGAAAGAGATAGAAATCAATAAGGGCTTAAACCGCCTTAAAAGAAGATGTCACGTTGTAAAAGATAACAtgcaattaaactttaaaattttttattacaataatatacctaaaaaacgcaaaacctttttaaaattagattttttttgtattaataatcaTTTGAAGTCTCAAAGTTATTGCCAGTGAGAGATCCAGCGGTAGGTTATTCATCCCCCCTTCCCTCAAAGAATCTGAAAGtcctaaaatatcttaaaaattgaggactttttctatattttatttcaggAGACGCAAATgtgattaaaaatacaaaaatattttaacatctGTCCCCCCTCCTCCCCAAAAATATCTGGATCCGTCACTGGTTATTGCAATCCAAAAATATAGattattgtttttcattatttgaacAGTGAGTGTTATATTCTTCATTATTTAACCAGTGTGATACAGTATTTAGAGCGTTAGCTTTAGAACTACGACGTCCGAGGTTCAATGTTTCCTCTGACCGATATTCAACTTGCATTTTcttagaaaacataaaaaaaatattgggcTGAAAGTAATGAAATCACTGAGTAACATTCTGCTGAAAAGTTAATTGCACGCTAGCGTGGCAGCtgaaaaaagatcttttagtacattaaaagaattaaaactctTTTAAGGATAGCGATTATTCAAGACCATTTGTCTGCACATTATTGTAACTTGTGTAGAGCCTTAAGTCCAATGTTTTGATGGGCagaattaaatcaaaaacaaacaaagaagACAAAGaccaaaataaaatgaaaacaaaacaaaagctttgtggggaaaatattttataagacaTAATTAATCttcttgttttttcttttacttatgAAAATGTTCtctataaagaaatttttatatttattatattatattctcATATATTAGAGGTACATTAAACATAACAATTTctggttttttgtgtttgttttttaagggatcttccataaattacgtattattataagtaatattataagtaaaaaagaaaatttaatggAGAGGTTTTAATCCTATGaccttaaaattatttcaaccaatttacattttatacaGAGGTTTACTTTGAGGTTTGTTTCTCCCcacttttttcttgttttttgataaagtttttactgatttactaaaacaacaaaatgaaaataatatcttaaaagAGATAGTGTTGctcataaaaaacattttcttacaattaatattctattttaaatataatgactTTTACTAATCCGTGACTAAAACGTTACAATCCATAAAGGTTTTCACATTTAATCATGTGACTCAAGTCACAAGTTGTTGTGTGGCCTCAAATGactttgtttgtttgtttttttatttaattttttttagtttatgttttgtttaagtCGAAGCCgaatgacaaatttaaaaaaagcggattatttagtaaaataaggCTGAAGAAGCTTTAGAgccaaatcaagaaaaaaacaatttttctctcttaacttgatatatataaaaatgtacaaaTCTTCAATgaaagtaaaagtaaattttttttttaacaatttgttttacCTATGTATGGTCATGCGCttcaaaaattgataattaatcaattttttatgcGCATTATCATTATCTGATAAAATTAGCCAAATAATGGTATGATCTGAAAGTAATGTTTTCgacaaaaacaatgtttaaaacaatgaaagGTGGTCAGGGCTGGTTTAGAATATTTGGGGTCCGAtgcgaaaaaaatttttaggctcttttttgcaaaacaaactAGTAGCATAAAGCTATCCACTCATCTATTGAAGCTAATATTTAGCGTTCCtctaagaaaactaaaaattagcaaaaactcatttttttagcAGGTTTTCATTTGCGGAAAATCATATAGGAAACTGAATTTGACATTGAAGTTTTCCAACATCAAAAATCGTTCGTTGAGCTGTTATTGAGCCATGTCAAGCAACTGAATGAAGAACTCAATTCAAAATTGGTCTTGTTCATGAAAATTTGTTtggcaaaaattttataatcaaacTTTCGTTTAGCTCGATGCTTTGTAAAAGATAAACAAGAAATTTCAAGCGCTTCTGAAATTGCAGTGGCATTGACAAGGCTATTCTCAAATCACTTGTCTCGGAGGTTATCTTGAACAGTATTCGTTCCATAAGTTTGGTAGCcgcagaaatatttatttaaggtTGCTGCAAAATTCGGTCACTTTATTCAGTTCCATTAGCAATTCATACCAAATCACAAGAGAGACGATTAACGAAAACGAAAAAATAACGTAGGATAAGCTCTGTCCTTCAGAAACTGTTGCACTGTCTCTCGTGCTTTTACAAACCCCGAGCAAAGTGTCGTGAACTTCTTTGAGTTGAAAACGCAAAAACTTTGTGCAATCAACTCAGAACGGGTTTTGGACAACAGCTTTACAGTAAGCTGGCAATGCTGTTTAAAAATTTCCCACCAATGAGtagataataaacaaaacacataTACTCTTTGCAGATATCCAAAGAATAATGTAGCTGCATTACAGATTACCAGATTCAAATTGTGGTTGCGACCTTGCAAATATAAAACACAGTTATTAACTTCTAAAATTCTTATTTGAgcgttaaaaaaagttaagaagactaaatatttggttttttggCTTTGTGTTATCAGATGACAAAAAAACACCACCAGTATTACTTGGTTCTAGTGTAAAAGTTAACTCATTAGTGTActactaatgtaaaaaaagactcaaaaagAGATTCGGATTGGTAAAAGTCTCGCTAATTTTGAGtctaaagatatatatatatatatatatatatatatatatatatatatatatatatatatatatatatatatatatatatatatatatatatatatatatatatatatatatgcttagcTCTCCAGATCTCAACCCATTGGACTATTCCATATGTGTATATGTCCAATCCAAGATCTGTGACTATCCTCACAACAACATCAATATAAGGAAAAGCTCAAATACAACTTTCTGTTTGCAGCCAATGGATCAAGGAGGTATTTGATCATTGATGTGCAAGTACCGGACTCATTTAGTTAACAAAATcataaatacaattgacaacGGAAAACAAATCTCTCCCTCTCTATacctaaagttataaaaatactttttcattcTTGAAGTTTTGGAAACAACTATTACTAACTGTTTCCGCAAAATAGAATTTAGGAGGGAGCAACAAAGATTATGATCTGCTTTAAAAAGTTCAACCGATCAGTTACAGCAACGTCATGCGGATCTTGTTCCGAATGACTGAAGTATGAAAACATGTTAACGTTTTGCGAGCTGAGGATTATCTTGTTCTATTtccagttttaaaatatttttagttactgaTTACGTTATGCacttcaaaataatgtttttcctACTTGattgaaaccattttttttctACTGAAATTGAGgaaaaaaggtataaaaatcttcttttttttttaaatcttaaaacttgaaaaagtgGAGATAAAAGAggagataaattaaaataagttccAGCAGTTTGTCAATGATGTTTTGGTTGCGGAAAGAGTAATGACACACTGTTAAAAAATTCGTAGATTCAACGGGAATGTCCGGCAGCTAAGTTACAGTACTTTCTccgtaaaaattaacaatttccAAAGTTTCTATTTTCCGTAAACATCAATGGAAAAAGTTCGTTAAAT encodes:
- the LOC136076460 gene encoding uncharacterized protein LOC136076460, with translation MNTSKIILLFITLTLDLVFLTNAQGPRHGLPTLKPTKDSNIKRKCIVCKESFRNLSLNENNQTIIERCNEILLSSDWCKNMVRKISESLSTMSTCVNVDICKCHQYC